Proteins found in one Pyrus communis chromosome 15, drPyrComm1.1, whole genome shotgun sequence genomic segment:
- the LOC137717849 gene encoding uncharacterized protein yields MAKGSRGRRRIASRRYRPTPYPLRNSQDLLEDLCSKKCRDLEKKDWEDATCSVCMEYPHNAVLLLCSSHDKGCRPYMCGTSFRHSNCLGQYKKAYTKIVSSDLGQPLLGSNNDPIMVPDAGWPVQKCEVTELACPLCRGEVKGWTVLEPARDYLNTKRRSCMQENCSFVGNYKELKRHVKEEHPSARPREVDPDLEEKWRSLEHERETNDLMSTIQSSMPGAMVFGDYVIEGNNYGLDMDEEDGGFNADAPERNGGFGLGFDGNLVNFFFLLHAFGPSRTDLTRRLRPPERAFHHSLDNSAAGFRHTTPVGGLDSSDQDEGNDSDGDDDGGGMSFASRLRRHGRVLLGRSGRRRMRREGNSDER; encoded by the coding sequence ATGGCAAAAGGCAGCCGGGGACGACGCAGAATTGCTTCCCGACGATACAGACCAACTCCATATCCATTGCGGAACAGTCAAGATCTATTGGAGGATCTGTGCTCGAAGAAATGCAgagatttggaaaaaaaagacTGGGAGGATGCAACATGTTCCGTGTGCATGGAGTATCCTCACAATGCTGTTCTTCTCCTTTGTTCTTCTCATGACAAAGGTTGCCGTCCCTACATGTGTGGAACTAGTTTCCGACATTCCAATTGTCTTGGCCAGTACAAGAAAGCTTATACTAAAATTGTGTCATCTGATCTTGGACAACCATTGCTTGGCTCCAACAACGATCCAATTATGGTACCAGATGCTGGATGGCCAGTACAAAAGTGTGAAGTCACAGAACTTGCATGCCCCCTCTGTAGGGGCGAGGTGAAGGGCTGGACTGTTCTTGAACCAGCACGAGATTATCTAAATACAAAAAGGAGAAGCTGCATGCAAGAAAATTGTTCATTTGTCGGAAATTACAAGGAGCTTAAAAGACATGTGAAGGAAGAGCACCCCTCTGCGCGCCCACGAGAAGTGGATCCAGACCTCGAAGAGAAATGGAGAAGTCTTGAACATGAGCGTGAGACGAACGATCTGATGAGCACAATCCAGTCTTCCATGCCAGGTGCAATGGTTTTTGGAGATTATGTAATTGAAGGAAATAATTATGGTTTGGATATGGACGAAGAGGATGGTGGCTTTAATGCAGATGCTCCAGAAAGAAATGGGGGGTTCGGGCTGGGATTCGATGGCAATCTGGTGAACTTCTTTTTCCTATTACATGCATTTGGGCCATCAAGGACTGACCTGACAAGACGTCTAAGACCGCCTGAGAGGGCCTTCCACCACTCATTGGACAACAGTGCTGCTGGCTTCCGGCACACAACTCCTGTTGGCGGTTTGGATTCCTCTGATCAAGATGAAGGGAATGAtagtgatggtgatgatgacgGCGGTGGTATGTCTTTCGCGAGCCGCCTTCGGCGTCATGGCAGGGTGTTGTTGGGACGTTCTGGGAGGAGACGTATGCGTAGAGAAGGAAACAGTGATGAAAGATAA